The following are from one region of the Mesorhizobium sp. B2-8-5 genome:
- a CDS encoding ABC transporter permease: MVFLGGQVLPGNVGRAILGPFADQRAVDALNHSLGVDRPLLVQYGSWIWNFLHGDMGTSYVFRAPVAPFVVDALGNSMKLALVAFVLVVPIGILGGVIAALNFNRPLDRIISLGGLSVTVLPEFVTGIILILIFGVWLRWLPIAAAWPKGAGVLTQLYYLILPSLPLFLVLFGYIARMARSGMIEALDSDYTRTAVLKGLPWRTVIWRHVLRNALLPTITVIATQTGYLIGGLVVIETLFRYQGIGSLIFTAARGKDFPMLEAGILTIGIVYAVATLIADFLYSVLNPRIRLGAEQ, encoded by the coding sequence ATGGTGTTCCTTGGCGGCCAGGTGCTGCCTGGCAATGTCGGGCGGGCCATTCTGGGGCCGTTCGCCGACCAGCGCGCGGTGGATGCGCTGAACCATTCGCTCGGCGTCGACCGGCCGTTGCTCGTCCAATATGGCAGCTGGATCTGGAATTTTCTCCACGGCGACATGGGCACCTCCTATGTCTTTCGCGCGCCGGTGGCGCCGTTCGTCGTCGATGCCTTGGGCAATTCGATGAAGCTGGCGCTGGTCGCCTTCGTGCTGGTGGTGCCGATCGGCATCCTCGGCGGGGTGATCGCCGCGCTCAATTTCAACCGGCCGCTCGACCGCATCATCAGCCTCGGCGGCCTGTCGGTCACGGTGCTGCCCGAGTTCGTCACCGGCATCATCCTGATCCTGATCTTCGGAGTGTGGCTGCGCTGGCTGCCGATCGCCGCCGCCTGGCCAAAGGGCGCCGGCGTCCTCACCCAGCTCTACTATCTCATCCTGCCCTCGCTGCCGCTGTTTTTGGTGCTGTTCGGCTATATCGCGCGCATGGCGCGCTCCGGCATGATCGAGGCGCTCGATTCCGACTATACGCGCACCGCGGTGCTGAAGGGCCTGCCCTGGCGAACGGTGATCTGGCGCCATGTGCTGCGCAACGCGCTGTTGCCGACCATCACGGTGATCGCCACCCAGACCGGCTATCTCATCGGCGGCCTGGTCGTGATCGAGACGCTGTTCCGCTACCAGGGCATCGGCTCGCTGATCTTCACTGCCGCGCGCGGCAAGGACTTTCCGATGCTCGAAGCCGGCATCCTCACCATCGGCATCGTCTATGCGGTGGCGACCTTGATCGCCGACTTCCTCTATTCCGTGCTCAATCCGCGCATCCGGCTGGGAGCAGAGCAATGA
- a CDS encoding molybdopterin guanine dinucleotide-containing S/N-oxide reductase, with protein MGTATLLTTMHWGTYEIRAENGRLVGVEPWSGDPDPSPIGRSMLGTVQGELRVARPAIRRGWLEGDRSSPASRRSDEPFVEVSWEIALDIVAAELERVRSTHGNSAIYAGSYGWASAGRFHHAQGQVHRFLNTIGGYTGSVLSYSYGAAEMILPHVLGSTDALTGNHTTWDGIEEHAKLIVAFGGLPWRNTQVQGGGSARHEASAALRNAVANGARLINVSPVRDDAPRGVDTEWLPLRPNSDTAVMLALCHALIGKGLHDEAFLARYCTGFDIVRAYLMGESDGQPKDPAWAAKLSGVDAATIEALAGEMAAKRTMLMVSWSLQRADHGEQPYWAAITLAALLGQIGLPGGGIGFGYSSTNGAGRPEMGFRWPSVPQGKNAVAHFIPVARMADMLLNPGGSFDFNGAALTYPDIRLVYWAGGNPFHHHQDLNRLVEAWRRPETVIVNEQFWTATARHADIVLPVTTALERNDLAFSNRENLIVAMKQAIEPFEEARDDFAIFADLAVRLGTSDAFTEGRGADEWIRHLYGQAVENAGAAGVKMPPFDRFWQDGHAELVRSVTSQTFLGAFRADPERHPLATPSGRIELFSATVESFGYDDCPGHAVWREPREWLGNTGLAENFPLHLLSPQPADKLHSQYDHGSVSRANKVAGRAPLLINREDATARGILDGAVVKVFNDRGSCLAGAVLTDSLIPGVVQLPTGAWFDPARPGEPEGLEKHGNPNVLTPDRGTSRLAQSPTCNSTLVQVSRFTGAVPPVTAFDPPATMSLSDASGPAGRKGLS; from the coding sequence ATGGGAACCGCAACCCTGCTCACCACCATGCATTGGGGGACGTACGAGATCCGCGCCGAGAACGGCCGGCTCGTCGGCGTCGAGCCGTGGAGCGGCGATCCCGACCCGTCGCCGATTGGCCGATCGATGCTCGGCACGGTGCAAGGCGAGCTGCGCGTCGCCCGCCCGGCCATCAGGCGCGGCTGGCTGGAGGGAGACAGGTCCAGCCCGGCAAGCCGGCGAAGCGACGAGCCCTTCGTGGAAGTGTCCTGGGAAATCGCGCTGGACATCGTGGCGGCTGAGCTGGAGCGCGTTCGCTCGACGCATGGCAACAGCGCGATCTATGCAGGCTCGTATGGATGGGCGAGCGCCGGGCGCTTCCACCATGCGCAGGGCCAGGTCCACCGCTTCCTCAACACGATCGGCGGCTATACCGGCTCGGTGCTGAGTTATTCCTATGGCGCGGCCGAGATGATCCTGCCGCATGTGCTGGGCAGCACCGACGCGCTGACCGGCAACCACACCACCTGGGACGGAATCGAAGAACATGCCAAGCTGATCGTCGCCTTCGGCGGGCTGCCATGGCGCAACACGCAGGTGCAGGGCGGCGGCTCGGCGCGGCACGAGGCGTCGGCGGCCTTGCGCAACGCCGTCGCCAATGGCGCACGGTTGATCAATGTCTCGCCGGTGCGCGACGACGCGCCGCGCGGCGTCGACACCGAATGGCTGCCGCTGCGGCCGAACAGCGACACCGCCGTGATGCTGGCGCTTTGCCATGCGCTGATCGGCAAGGGTCTGCACGACGAAGCGTTCCTCGCACGCTATTGCACCGGCTTCGACATCGTGCGCGCCTATCTCATGGGCGAAAGCGACGGCCAGCCGAAGGATCCGGCCTGGGCGGCGAAACTCAGTGGCGTCGACGCGGCGACGATCGAAGCACTCGCCGGGGAGATGGCCGCCAAGCGCACCATGCTGATGGTCAGCTGGTCGCTGCAGCGCGCCGATCATGGCGAGCAGCCCTATTGGGCGGCGATCACGCTCGCCGCGTTGCTCGGCCAGATCGGGCTGCCAGGCGGCGGCATCGGCTTCGGCTATTCGTCGACCAATGGCGCCGGCAGGCCGGAGATGGGATTCCGCTGGCCTTCGGTGCCGCAGGGCAAGAATGCCGTGGCGCATTTCATCCCTGTCGCGCGCATGGCCGACATGCTGCTCAATCCAGGCGGATCGTTCGACTTCAACGGCGCTGCGCTGACCTATCCCGACATCAGGCTCGTCTACTGGGCCGGCGGCAATCCGTTCCACCACCACCAGGATCTCAATCGTCTGGTCGAGGCCTGGCGGCGGCCCGAGACGGTGATCGTCAACGAGCAATTCTGGACGGCGACGGCGCGTCATGCCGACATCGTGCTGCCGGTGACGACAGCGCTGGAGCGCAACGACCTCGCCTTCTCGAACCGTGAAAACCTCATCGTCGCCATGAAGCAGGCGATCGAGCCGTTCGAAGAGGCGCGCGACGATTTTGCCATCTTCGCCGATTTGGCAGTGCGGCTCGGCACGAGCGATGCCTTCACCGAAGGGCGCGGCGCCGACGAATGGATCCGGCATCTCTACGGCCAGGCGGTGGAGAATGCCGGCGCGGCCGGTGTGAAGATGCCGCCCTTCGACCGGTTCTGGCAGGACGGCCATGCCGAGCTCGTGCGCTCGGTGACATCGCAGACCTTCCTTGGCGCCTTCCGGGCCGATCCGGAGCGGCATCCCTTGGCGACGCCGTCCGGACGCATCGAGCTTTTCTCGGCGACGGTCGAGTCGTTCGGCTATGACGACTGCCCCGGCCACGCCGTATGGCGCGAGCCGCGGGAGTGGCTGGGCAATACCGGCCTGGCGGAGAATTTTCCGCTGCATCTCTTGTCGCCGCAGCCGGCCGACAAGCTGCACAGCCAGTACGACCATGGGTCAGTCAGCCGGGCGAACAAGGTCGCGGGCCGCGCGCCGCTGCTGATCAATCGCGAGGACGCGACGGCACGCGGCATCTTGGACGGCGCGGTGGTCAAAGTTTTCAATGATCGCGGATCGTGCCTCGCCGGCGCCGTGCTCACCGACAGCCTGATCCCCGGCGTCGTGCAGTTGCCGACCGGCGCCTGGTTCGATCCGGCCCGGCCGGGCGAGCCGGAGGGCCTCGAAAAGCACGGCAATCCGAATGTGCTGACGCCCGATCGCGGCACGTCGCGGCTTGCGCAATCGCCGACCTGCAATTCGACGCTGGTTCAGGTGTCGCGGTTTACGGGAGCCGTTCCGCCCGTGACAGCCTTCGATCCGCCTGCCACTATGAGCTTGTCCGATGCATCCGGCCCGGCTGGGCGCAAAGGTCTTTCGTAA
- a CDS encoding ABC transporter ATP-binding protein has protein sequence MTEPSQAANALELKDLSVAYRVGRRNRAVLRNVNLTIGAGEAYGLVGESGCGKSTVALSVVRYLPRNGSITGGSIALDGKDVMKLDAEALRRARADSVSMVYQDPGKALNPSLRIGRQLTEIFELTGVTGQAAQDKALAMLNRVRISDPASVMQRYPHQLSGGMQQRVAIAMALANDPSMLILDEPTTGLDATVEAEVLDLIGQLRRELSASILFISHNLAVVSNMCDRVGVLYAGMLVEEGSTKDVFNDPRHPYTVALLRCLPRGGQRKDQGRLDTIPGFLPGIGATITGCAFADRCALATERCRAEPPPLYELGDGRLSRCHYHDKAQSLPRATPAEIAAVPPKQAPPVLQVEGLNKTYASHGRPLRAVKDVSVSLSPGETLGLVGESGSGKTTFARLLLGLVAPDDGGSIELEGKQLAPRLASRSEDQVKAVQIVFQNPDSALNRSHSIRHILSRALKRLGGLSGKTLDTRLEELVRSVRLTDRHLAVKPRQLSGGLKQRVAIARAFAGDPRIVVCDEPTSALDVSVQAAILNLLADLQSRQDVSYIFISHDLGVVRYLSDKIAVLYLGRIMEFGPSEAVFSGPHHPYTEALLSAVPKLDRTESSRIRLDGEIPSAANPPTGCVFHTRCPRKIGAICETQEPDLTEAQPGHTIRCHIPFAELARLQKPKAVEPA, from the coding sequence ATGACTGAGCCTAGCCAAGCCGCCAACGCGCTCGAGCTGAAGGACCTCTCGGTCGCCTATCGCGTCGGCCGCCGCAACCGCGCGGTGCTGCGCAACGTCAACCTGACCATCGGGGCCGGCGAAGCCTACGGGCTGGTCGGTGAATCCGGCTGCGGCAAATCCACCGTGGCACTTTCGGTGGTGCGCTATCTGCCGCGCAACGGCTCCATCACCGGCGGCTCGATCGCGCTCGACGGCAAGGATGTGATGAAGCTCGACGCGGAAGCGCTGCGGCGCGCCCGCGCGGACAGCGTGTCGATGGTCTACCAGGATCCCGGCAAGGCGCTGAACCCGTCGCTGCGCATCGGCCGCCAGCTGACCGAGATTTTCGAGCTTACCGGCGTCACCGGACAGGCGGCGCAAGACAAGGCGCTCGCCATGCTGAACCGGGTGCGCATCTCCGATCCGGCCAGCGTCATGCAGCGCTATCCGCATCAGCTTTCCGGCGGCATGCAGCAGCGCGTGGCGATCGCCATGGCCTTGGCCAACGACCCCTCGATGCTGATCCTCGACGAGCCGACGACGGGCCTCGACGCCACGGTCGAAGCGGAAGTGCTCGACCTGATCGGGCAGTTGCGGCGCGAGCTGTCTGCCTCGATCCTGTTCATCAGCCACAACCTCGCCGTCGTCTCCAACATGTGCGACCGCGTCGGCGTGCTCTATGCCGGCATGCTGGTCGAGGAAGGCTCGACCAAGGACGTCTTCAACGATCCGCGCCATCCTTACACGGTGGCGCTGCTGCGCTGCCTGCCGCGCGGCGGCCAGCGCAAGGACCAGGGCCGGCTCGACACCATTCCGGGCTTCCTGCCCGGCATCGGCGCCACCATCACCGGCTGCGCCTTCGCCGACCGCTGCGCTTTGGCCACCGAACGCTGCCGCGCCGAGCCGCCGCCGCTCTACGAGCTCGGCGATGGCCGCCTGTCGCGCTGCCACTATCACGACAAGGCGCAGTCGCTGCCGCGCGCCACGCCCGCCGAGATCGCTGCCGTCCCGCCGAAGCAGGCGCCGCCGGTGCTGCAGGTCGAGGGGCTGAACAAGACCTATGCCAGCCACGGCCGCCCGCTGCGGGCGGTGAAGGACGTCTCGGTCAGCCTGAGCCCCGGCGAGACTCTTGGCCTGGTCGGCGAATCCGGCAGCGGCAAGACCACCTTCGCGCGGCTCCTGCTCGGCCTCGTCGCACCGGACGACGGCGGCTCGATCGAGCTCGAGGGCAAGCAGTTGGCGCCGCGGCTCGCCAGCCGCTCGGAAGACCAGGTCAAGGCAGTGCAGATCGTCTTCCAGAATCCGGACTCGGCGCTCAACCGCTCGCATTCGATCCGGCATATATTGAGCCGAGCCCTGAAGCGGCTGGGCGGGCTCAGCGGCAAGACGCTGGATACACGCCTGGAAGAGCTCGTCCGCTCGGTGCGGCTCACCGACCGGCATCTCGCGGTGAAGCCGAGGCAGCTGTCGGGCGGGCTGAAGCAGCGCGTGGCGATCGCGCGCGCCTTCGCCGGCGATCCGCGCATCGTCGTGTGCGACGAGCCGACCTCGGCGCTCGACGTCTCGGTGCAGGCGGCGATCCTCAACCTTCTGGCCGACCTGCAGTCGAGGCAGGATGTCAGCTATATCTTCATCTCGCACGACCTTGGCGTGGTGCGCTATCTCTCCGACAAGATCGCAGTGCTTTATCTTGGCCGCATCATGGAGTTCGGGCCGTCGGAGGCGGTGTTTTCCGGCCCGCACCATCCCTACACCGAAGCGCTGCTGTCGGCGGTTCCAAAACTCGACCGCACCGAGAGCTCGCGCATCCGTCTCGACGGCGAAATCCCAAGTGCGGCCAACCCGCCGACGGGCTGTGTCTTCCACACGCGCTGCCCACGCAAGATCGGCGCCATCTGCGAGACGCAGGAGCCTGACCTCACCGAGGCCCAACCAGGCCACACGATCCGCTGCCATATCCCCTTCGCCGAACTGGCGAGGCTGCAAAAGCCGAAGGCCGTGGAGCCGGCGTGA
- a CDS encoding mandelate racemase/muconate lactonizing enzyme family protein, protein MKIKSIKAYHVVQPFVDGPYRMSKGRVADCFDAVIVAITSDSGVTGWGEMAPLGNFYSAAFPAGTRAGVPEIAPHLIGQDPRGLAGIGRLMDTVFKGHPYIKSALDMACWDLAARAADVPLVTMLGGRESDMAETYRVVTHGTLDQMSALAKRIIAEGCRRLQVKVGGNVHDDIERVTAVAAAVTKGTVIFCDANAGWTPYQARQFADATRGIDYTFEQPCTTIEENMSVRRMLDKPMVLDESVTSLGEMLEIHRRGAADGLTLKISRLGGVTQTRLIRDVAVDLGFMITVEDTGGAEIDTAAMAHLSLSTPQERRLHAIAFHEWVTVRTARNAPPVTGSHMGIPDGAGLGIDVDPGLLGEPFFEIG, encoded by the coding sequence ATGAAGATCAAGAGCATCAAGGCCTATCATGTCGTCCAGCCCTTCGTGGACGGACCTTACCGCATGTCCAAGGGGCGCGTTGCCGACTGCTTCGACGCGGTGATCGTCGCCATCACGTCCGACAGCGGCGTGACCGGATGGGGCGAGATGGCGCCGCTCGGCAATTTCTATTCGGCCGCGTTTCCGGCGGGAACACGCGCGGGCGTGCCGGAGATCGCGCCGCATCTCATCGGCCAGGATCCGCGCGGGCTGGCCGGCATCGGCCGGCTGATGGACACGGTGTTCAAGGGCCATCCCTACATCAAGTCGGCGCTCGACATGGCGTGCTGGGATCTCGCCGCTCGCGCGGCCGACGTGCCTCTGGTGACGATGCTCGGCGGGCGCGAGAGCGACATGGCGGAGACCTACCGGGTCGTCACCCACGGCACGCTCGACCAGATGTCGGCGCTGGCCAAGCGGATCATCGCCGAAGGGTGCCGGCGCCTGCAGGTCAAGGTCGGCGGCAATGTGCATGACGACATCGAGCGGGTCACGGCGGTGGCCGCCGCCGTGACGAAGGGCACGGTGATCTTCTGCGACGCCAATGCCGGCTGGACGCCTTACCAGGCGCGGCAGTTCGCCGACGCCACGCGAGGCATCGACTACACGTTCGAGCAGCCCTGCACGACCATCGAGGAGAACATGTCGGTGCGCCGCATGCTCGACAAGCCGATGGTGCTGGACGAATCCGTCACTTCGCTGGGCGAAATGCTGGAGATCCACCGCAGGGGTGCCGCCGACGGTTTGACGCTGAAGATTTCGCGCTTGGGCGGGGTGACGCAGACAAGGCTGATCCGCGACGTTGCCGTCGATCTCGGCTTCATGATCACGGTCGAGGATACGGGCGGCGCCGAGATCGACACCGCGGCCATGGCGCATCTGTCGCTGTCGACGCCGCAAGAGCGCCGGCTGCATGCGATCGCTTTCCACGAATGGGTGACGGTGCGCACCGCCAGGAATGCTCCGCCGGTGACCGGCAGCCATATGGGCATTCCCGACGGCGCCGGCCTCGGCATCGACGTCGACCCGGGCCTGCTCGGCGAACCCTTCTTCGAGATCGGCTGA
- a CDS encoding ABC transporter substrate-binding protein produces the protein MSKNYRILDLIRRGRTPLENHLIDGLIDGRISRREFVRHGSLLGLSLPLLGRIGMAAGFGAAPSLARAGAPGATIRVGSSVPAAAIDPVTIADAGGLLVMQQVAEFLCVDGPDLVLKPALAESWSPNTDGTVWTFKLRKGVKFHSGGEMKADDVVASIDRLADPANSSNALSVFTGILQKGASKKVDDYTVEFHLDAPNGNFPYMLSSDNYNAVIIPASYKGGYEQSFDGTGPFKLEKYTPKVGASFVRNDDYWGEKALPDRTEFTFFTDIQPQILALQGGQIDIINQMPVLAGVAVLNDPNVDVISLKSSAHQQLHMHCDEGPTKDARVRRAIALCLDREKLAAGLMKGRSALGNDSPFAPVYPSTDTSVPQRKQDIAQAKQLMEAAGAGQGFKMTLTTERYLEIPEYAQLIQNWVKEIGIELELNILDQSAYYGDAVFGKSNWLDSAMGITDYGHRGVPNVYLAAPLKSDGTWNAAHFKNKDYDQMAASYIAALDFEAQKATAGKIQKLLLEETPVIFGYFYDYLTATAKGVAGVQPTAMSQLFLEKASKG, from the coding sequence ATGAGCAAGAACTATCGCATTCTCGATCTGATCCGGCGCGGCCGGACGCCACTCGAAAACCACCTCATCGACGGCCTGATCGACGGCCGCATCAGCCGCCGCGAATTCGTGCGCCACGGCAGCCTGCTCGGCCTGTCGCTGCCGCTGCTCGGCCGCATCGGCATGGCCGCCGGCTTCGGCGCGGCACCCTCGCTCGCTCGCGCCGGCGCGCCCGGCGCCACCATCCGCGTCGGCAGCAGCGTGCCGGCAGCGGCGATCGACCCGGTCACCATCGCCGACGCCGGTGGCCTGCTCGTCATGCAACAGGTCGCGGAATTCCTCTGCGTCGACGGTCCGGACCTCGTTCTGAAGCCGGCACTGGCGGAAAGCTGGTCGCCGAACACCGACGGCACGGTGTGGACCTTCAAGCTGCGCAAGGGCGTGAAATTCCACTCGGGCGGCGAGATGAAGGCCGACGACGTGGTGGCCAGCATCGACCGGCTTGCCGATCCGGCAAACTCGTCCAACGCGCTGTCGGTATTCACAGGTATCCTGCAGAAGGGCGCCTCGAAGAAGGTCGATGACTACACCGTCGAATTCCACCTCGATGCGCCGAACGGCAACTTCCCCTACATGCTGTCCTCCGACAACTACAACGCCGTCATCATCCCGGCGAGCTACAAGGGCGGCTACGAGCAGAGCTTCGACGGCACCGGGCCGTTCAAGCTCGAAAAATACACGCCCAAGGTCGGCGCCTCCTTCGTGCGCAACGACGATTACTGGGGCGAAAAGGCTCTGCCGGACCGCACCGAATTCACCTTCTTCACCGACATCCAGCCGCAGATCCTGGCGCTGCAGGGCGGCCAGATCGACATCATCAACCAGATGCCGGTGCTGGCGGGCGTCGCGGTGCTGAACGATCCGAATGTCGACGTCATCAGCCTGAAGTCGTCCGCGCATCAGCAGCTGCATATGCATTGCGACGAGGGCCCGACCAAGGACGCTCGCGTGCGCCGCGCCATCGCGCTCTGCCTCGACCGTGAAAAGCTCGCCGCCGGCCTGATGAAAGGGCGTTCGGCACTCGGCAACGATAGCCCATTCGCCCCTGTCTACCCTTCGACGGACACCAGCGTGCCGCAACGCAAGCAGGACATCGCCCAGGCCAAGCAACTGATGGAAGCGGCGGGCGCCGGCCAGGGCTTCAAGATGACGCTCACCACCGAGCGCTATCTGGAAATCCCGGAATACGCCCAGCTCATCCAGAACTGGGTCAAGGAAATTGGCATCGAGCTTGAGCTCAACATCTTGGACCAGAGCGCCTATTATGGCGATGCCGTGTTCGGCAAGTCAAACTGGCTGGATTCGGCGATGGGCATCACCGATTACGGCCACCGCGGCGTGCCCAACGTCTATCTGGCGGCACCCTTGAAGAGCGACGGCACCTGGAATGCCGCCCACTTCAAGAACAAGGACTACGACCAGATGGCGGCGAGCTATATCGCGGCCCTCGACTTCGAGGCGCAGAAGGCCACCGCCGGCAAGATCCAGAAGCTGCTGCTCGAGGAAACGCCGGTCATCTTCGGTTATTTCTACGACTACCTGACGGCGACGGCGAAAGGCGTGGCGGGCGTGCAGCCCACCGCCATGTCGCAGTTGTTCCTCGAGAAGGCGTCGAAAGGCTGA
- a CDS encoding ABC transporter permease, producing the protein MSATDTQASLPAPDTAQRSPWGEVLHSLSRSGTFLTGLFILLFWVVCALFGQHFVPYDPLASDIINALTPPAADHWFGTDQLGRDVFSRVIVGSRDILTVAPLATILATIAGTALGLVIGYFRGIVDDVVSRVLEAFMAIPVVIIALLAIVALGTSKITVIVVIGLSFAPIIARTVRSAVLAERELDYVAAAKLRHEGALHTMFVEILPNVIPPILVETTVRLGYAIFAVATLSFMGFGIQPPSPDWGLSISSNYGMIGGGFWWTVLFDALAIASLVIGVNLVADGVHGAFND; encoded by the coding sequence ATGAGCGCGACAGACACCCAAGCCAGCCTGCCGGCGCCCGATACCGCACAGCGCAGCCCTTGGGGCGAAGTGCTGCATTCGCTCTCCAGGTCCGGCACCTTCCTAACCGGGCTTTTCATCCTTTTGTTCTGGGTCGTCTGCGCGCTGTTCGGCCAGCACTTCGTCCCCTACGACCCGCTGGCAAGCGACATCATCAACGCCCTCACGCCGCCGGCGGCCGATCACTGGTTCGGCACCGACCAGCTCGGCCGCGACGTGTTCTCGCGCGTCATCGTCGGCTCGCGCGACATCCTGACGGTGGCGCCGCTGGCCACCATCCTTGCGACCATCGCCGGCACCGCGCTCGGCCTCGTCATCGGCTATTTCCGCGGCATCGTCGACGACGTCGTCAGCCGCGTGCTCGAAGCCTTCATGGCGATCCCGGTGGTGATCATCGCGCTGCTCGCCATCGTCGCGCTCGGCACCTCGAAGATCACCGTCATCGTCGTCATCGGCCTGAGCTTCGCGCCGATCATCGCGCGCACCGTGCGCTCGGCGGTGCTGGCCGAACGCGAGCTCGACTACGTGGCCGCGGCAAAGCTGCGCCACGAGGGCGCGCTGCACACCATGTTCGTCGAGATCCTGCCCAACGTCATCCCGCCGATCCTGGTCGAGACGACGGTGCGGCTGGGCTACGCCATCTTCGCGGTGGCCACGCTTTCCTTCATGGGCTTCGGCATCCAGCCGCCCTCGCCCGACTGGGGCCTGTCGATTTCCTCCAATTACGGCATGATCGGCGGCGGCTTCTGGTGGACGGTGCTGTTCGATGCCCTGGCCATCGCCTCGCTGGTGATCGGCGTCAACCTGGTGGCCGACGGCGTGCATGGAGCGTTCAATGACTGA
- a CDS encoding GntR family transcriptional regulator → MAKPDFSPIADTTRRAEIVALLRRAILTGQLEPGQKLNELRISEQMRVSRAPLREAMRELVQEGILTSIPYAGTFVIEVTAKDIVDAYSLNQVLDEFAIEKTWPQRDQRFFDELDRRHEAVKQATRAKDTTRQIETALQLHGLIYEWADNSVLLETWQRLTSRLQMYFALHQRARNEPVPAEDVHETYVALMKGSDMRAAQRHAREHIGLDFEELLAYARGLEKRASKN, encoded by the coding sequence ATGGCAAAGCCGGATTTCAGTCCGATCGCGGATACGACGCGCAGGGCGGAGATCGTCGCCCTGCTGAGGCGCGCCATCCTGACCGGACAGCTGGAACCGGGGCAAAAGCTTAATGAGCTCAGGATTTCCGAACAGATGCGGGTGAGCCGCGCGCCATTGCGCGAGGCGATGCGCGAGCTGGTGCAGGAAGGCATCCTGACCAGCATCCCCTATGCCGGAACCTTCGTCATCGAGGTCACCGCCAAGGATATCGTCGACGCCTATTCCCTGAACCAGGTGCTGGACGAGTTCGCCATCGAGAAGACCTGGCCGCAGCGCGACCAGCGCTTCTTCGACGAGCTCGACCGCCGCCATGAAGCGGTGAAGCAGGCGACGCGGGCGAAGGACACCACGCGCCAGATCGAGACGGCGCTGCAGCTGCACGGGCTGATCTACGAATGGGCCGACAATTCGGTGCTGCTGGAGACCTGGCAGCGCCTGACCAGCCGGCTGCAGATGTATTTCGCCCTGCACCAGCGCGCCCGCAACGAGCCGGTGCCGGCCGAGGATGTGCACGAAACCTATGTGGCGCTGATGAAGGGCTCGGACATGCGCGCCGCCCAGCGCCATGCGCGCGAGCATATCGGCCTCGATTTCGAAGAGCTTCTTGCCTATGCGCGCGGCCTCGAAAAGCGCGCATCGAAGAACTGA
- a CDS encoding mandelate racemase/muconate lactonizing enzyme family protein yields MKIRRVKATPINYRLEAPYVWVFGELDGFSPTIVEVETEDGLVGIGEAPTPGAAAVINDVLAPRLAGRDAFDIAGAEEVCLPFWSGVQSTNDRIRIMAFGAIEMALWDLRGKAWKQPLYQLLGGAMRKDIPFTDYFSLRGDGAKVKGEKTPEEVADYCVELNERHGTTFFEGKFSTHDPKVSLKMVELIRKKLGDDAMIRIDSNQAYSLATARQLTRPLEELGVRNWEDPVATNEEMRELRRHTSIPFSTHNIDIARAIELKVPDAFVGNPTAHGGINRMLRFVGACEHAGIDYWCYSGDTGIGSACYLHLCAALGWIREPNQSLFRMQPMDIIEEGPFAPKNNVVRVPEGHGLGVTLSRERLAACHRDFVENGPCNKYHDPEKPGTYRRLPLN; encoded by the coding sequence ATGAAGATCAGGCGCGTCAAGGCAACACCGATCAATTACAGGCTGGAGGCCCCTTATGTCTGGGTTTTTGGCGAGCTCGACGGTTTCTCGCCGACCATCGTCGAGGTCGAGACCGAGGACGGACTTGTCGGCATCGGCGAGGCGCCGACGCCAGGCGCGGCCGCCGTCATCAATGACGTGCTGGCGCCGAGGCTTGCCGGGCGCGACGCCTTCGACATCGCCGGAGCGGAGGAAGTCTGCCTGCCCTTCTGGAGCGGCGTGCAATCGACCAACGACCGCATCCGCATCATGGCCTTCGGCGCCATCGAGATGGCGCTGTGGGACCTGCGCGGCAAGGCCTGGAAGCAGCCGCTCTATCAGTTGCTCGGCGGTGCGATGCGCAAGGACATTCCCTTCACCGACTATTTTTCGCTGCGCGGCGATGGAGCCAAGGTGAAAGGCGAGAAGACGCCGGAAGAAGTCGCCGACTACTGCGTCGAACTCAACGAGCGCCACGGCACGACCTTCTTCGAGGGCAAGTTCTCGACGCACGATCCGAAAGTTTCGCTGAAGATGGTCGAGCTCATCCGCAAGAAGCTTGGCGACGATGCGATGATCCGCATCGATTCCAACCAGGCCTATTCGCTGGCGACCGCCAGACAGTTGACGCGGCCGCTGGAAGAGCTCGGCGTGCGCAACTGGGAGGATCCGGTGGCGACCAACGAGGAGATGCGCGAGCTTCGCCGCCACACCTCGATCCCGTTCTCGACCCATAACATCGACATTGCCCGCGCCATTGAGCTGAAGGTTCCGGACGCCTTCGTCGGCAACCCGACGGCGCATGGCGGCATAAACCGGATGCTGCGCTTCGTCGGCGCCTGCGAGCACGCCGGCATCGATTACTGGTGCTACAGCGGCGACACCGGCATCGGCAGCGCCTGCTACCTGCATCTGTGCGCCGCGCTCGGCTGGATCAGGGAGCCCAACCAGTCGCTGTTTCGCATGCAGCCGATGGACATCATCGAGGAAGGCCCGTTCGCGCCGAAAAACAACGTCGTACGGGTGCCTGAAGGCCACGGCCTCGGGGTCACGCTGTCGCGGGAACGGCTTGCCGCCTGCCATCGCGACTTCGTCGAAAACGGCCCCTGCAACAAATATCACGACCCGGAAAAGCCCGGGACCTACCGCAGATTGCCGCTGAATTAG